The following proteins come from a genomic window of Heliomicrobium gestii:
- a CDS encoding DUF3842 family protein, with translation MRIAVIDGQGGGIGRHIVERIRQELPDDIDILALGTNAMATAAMLKAGANDGATGENAMVQNLPEVDIIAGSVAIVMAHSMLGELTPAMAEAVGRAKAKKIMIPLNRSRIEIAGAKSEPLPHQVQALVRRIKELVEEERHV, from the coding sequence ATGCGAATTGCGGTGATAGACGGACAAGGCGGGGGCATTGGCAGGCATATTGTCGAACGGATCCGGCAGGAATTGCCCGATGATATCGATATACTGGCGTTGGGCACCAATGCGATGGCGACGGCTGCCATGTTAAAGGCAGGCGCGAATGACGGCGCTACTGGTGAGAACGCGATGGTGCAGAATCTGCCCGAGGTGGACATCATCGCAGGATCTGTGGCCATCGTGATGGCCCATAGCATGCTGGGTGAATTGACCCCTGCGATGGCAGAAGCGGTCGGCAGAGCGAAGGCGAAAAAAATCATGATTCCTTTAAATAGAAGTCGCATAGAAATCGCCGGGGCAAAGTCGGAGCCATTGCCCCATCAGGTGCAGGCCTTGGTTCGCCGGATCAAAGAACTCGTCGAGGAGGAGCGTCATGTGTGA